The Halomonas sp. THAF5a genome segment CCGGGGCCACCACGACGTAGCGTCGATCGAAGTTCTCGGCGGCTTCGATGGCATTCAGGCTCCAGCCAAGCAGAGCGATATGGCCCTTGTTTGGATCCTTCTTCATGGTGCGCCTCCTGGGTGTGGGGAAGAGGTGATGGCACCGCGTTGTCGAGTGCGCCAACGCGGTGCGGCCTACCTCCACCCTACACCAGGGATCGTGCTTTCACATCCCGAGGGCGCTAACGCTCGGCCACCGGTGCCGGGTATGCCTTGCGGCAGCGGTGCTCGCTTGGTATAGTGCGCCCCGCTCGCCAAGTGCTTGACCCGCTTGGCGTTCGGCGTCCATGAGACGCTCGTCGTGGTGGCCCCGTTGGTCCTCCCGCAACGCTAAACCGCAAACCCCGCCAGGCCCGGAAGGGAGCAACGGTAGTGGTGGACGCGTGTGCCGGGATGTGGCTTTCGGGGCCGCCTCCTTTTCGGCACCCCTCTCCCTCCTCGTGCCGTCATCGACCGGTGTGATGCCCCTCCCATGATGTGCTGAAGCCCTTCGCCACCCGTGCGATGCGTGGCCACATGTCTGGCGTTCGGCAGTGCGATGCGCCGTCTCCCGGGTTGCCTCGCTGCCATGCGCCCTCGGTCGGGAAACCTATTCGGTCTGTTGCCATCGAAGCCCTAGCCGTTTTCACAAGGAGCGCGACATGAACGCCAGGAGCATCCTCGAGCAGGTCATGAAACAGGCCGCCGGCGGCCACAAGGGCACCGGCGGCCTGGACGTCCAGGAGATGGTGAATCGCGTGACGTCTTCTCTCGGCGGCGGTGGTGACTCGCGTAGCGGCGGCGGTGCCTCCTCGGGCGGCGTCGACATGAAGAGCCTGCTCGGCGGCGGGGCACTCGGCATGCTGATCGGCTCGAAACGCGGTCGAAAGATGGGCGGCAAGGCGCTGAAGTATGGCGCCATTGCCGGCGTCGGCGTGCTGGCCTGGAAGGCCTGGCAGAACTCGCGCGGCGATGGTGGTGCAGAGCGTGTCGGTGACGAAGCCGCCGAGGGGCACCCCATGGAACGCCTCGAGGGGGCCTCGCGGGAGCGGCGCAGCCTGGAGCTGCTGCAGGCCGTGATCATGGCGGCGAGAGCCGATGGCCATATCGACGAGCGCGAGCGCGCCCTGCTGGCCGAGCAGATCGATGCCATGGGCGCCGACGCCGAGCTCCACGATTGGGTGGAGCGCCAGCTCTCGGCGCCGCTGGACGCCGAGGCAGTGGCCCGCCAGGCCGACTCGCCCCAGGCGGCGCGGGAGATGTACCTGGTCAGCGTGGCGGTGATCGACGATCAGAACCCCATGGAGCGCGCCTGGCTCGACCAGCTCGGAAGTGCCCTGGGGCTGGACGAGGGCATGCGCCAGGAACTCGAGCGCCAGGCGCTGTCGGCCGCCTAGGGCGTCGCTGCCGCGATCCCGGGGCTGGCCTTTGGCTTCGGGACGCTGCCGGCGAGCTCCCGGGTGCTGCGGGTCGAGGAGTGGCTGACGACCCAGGCGCGCTGCCTGGAGCCGAGGGGGCATCCGCTGAGCGGCCGGGAAGAAGTGAGCATCGACGATCTCAAGGACCAGTTCCTGGTGATCGGCAACCAGCCCAACGTGGGCGCCGACCTGCTGCGCGAGTACCCTGCATGGTGGCGCCCGGCTCGCCCCGGTGCCCCTTTCTCCTTACCGACCGACGAGGATGCCCGACCGAGATGCTGACCTTCCACACCGAACGGACCAAGCTGCGCCGCGCCCGCACCGAACTGGATGGCGGCCGGATGGTGACCCCCTACGAATGCCCCGAACGCGTCGACCTGGTGCTCAAGCGCGTGCGCGAGAGCGGCCTGGGCGAAGTGCGTGAGCCGGCCGAGCACGGCCTCGCCCCGGTGCTGGCGATTCACGATGCCGACTATGTCGCCTTCCTCGAGCGCTGCTGGGCAGACTGGGTGGCCGCCGGCCGCGAGGGCGAGGCGATCGCCTGGGTCTGGCCGACCCGCGCCATGCCGGGTCGCGTCATCCCGGATCACATCGACGGCCGGCTCGGACACTACGCTCTGGGCGCCGACACCTCGATCTGCCAGGGCACCTTCGAGGCGGCCATGGCCAGCAAGGACGTGGCGCTCTCGGCGGTGGATCATGTGCTGGCGAGCGGCGAGCCGGCCTTCGGCTTGTGCCGCCCGCCCGGCCACCATGCCGCCACCGACCAGTTCGGCGGCTACTGCTTCTTCAACAATGCCGCCATCGCCGCCCAGCGCGCCCTGGACGTCGGGCGTTCCCGGGTCGCGGTGCTTGATATCGACTTCCATCACGGCAACGGCACCCAGCAGATC includes the following:
- a CDS encoding tellurite resistance TerB family protein, with product MNARSILEQVMKQAAGGHKGTGGLDVQEMVNRVTSSLGGGGDSRSGGGASSGGVDMKSLLGGGALGMLIGSKRGRKMGGKALKYGAIAGVGVLAWKAWQNSRGDGGAERVGDEAAEGHPMERLEGASRERRSLELLQAVIMAARADGHIDERERALLAEQIDAMGADAELHDWVERQLSAPLDAEAVARQADSPQAAREMYLVSVAVIDDQNPMERAWLDQLGSALGLDEGMRQELERQALSAA
- a CDS encoding histone deacetylase family protein: MLTFHTERTKLRRARTELDGGRMVTPYECPERVDLVLKRVRESGLGEVREPAEHGLAPVLAIHDADYVAFLERCWADWVAAGREGEAIAWVWPTRAMPGRVIPDHIDGRLGHYALGADTSICQGTFEAAMASKDVALSAVDHVLASGEPAFGLCRPPGHHAATDQFGGYCFFNNAAIAAQRALDVGRSRVAVLDIDFHHGNGTQQIFYDRDDVLFLSIHGDPRHCFPHFLGHADETGEGAGEGFTVNYPLAPGTGYAAWAEALEAAKARILSAGCELLVVSLGVDAFEHDPISAFTLSSDDFTDVGRRLGRLGLPTVFLLEGGYAVEEIGINAVNVLSGFERP